A single Streptomyces mirabilis DNA region contains:
- a CDS encoding L,D-transpeptidase, giving the protein MKHEQTRARHAGAALAAVLTWAGLLAGAAGCTSHGMEEVLGKPPAAEDVIRISPDDNSKGVRSRQALRVRVPDGRLESVQVVKDQDAQESAVPGHISADGLTWAPDDPRLALAAKYAVDVVALDGQGRRSARHTTFTTYVPEERFIGYVTPENRSTVGTGMIVSLSFNREIENRSAVERAIHIEASPAVEVRPHWFGKSRLDFRPEKYWKPGTKVTVGLRLRDVEGAKGVYGLQYRTFSFTIGRSQVSLVDAAAHTMEVRRDGDLLATVPITAGAPKRTTYNGKMVVMEMLEVTRMNSRTVGFGGEYDIPDVPHAMRLTDSGTFVHGNYWASGVFGNSNVSHGCVGLEDVKGGSSDTPAGWFFDRSLIGDVIEIVNSADKEVAPDNGLGGWNMGWKEWKAGGAAK; this is encoded by the coding sequence GTGAAGCACGAACAGACACGCGCGCGGCACGCAGGGGCCGCACTGGCCGCCGTACTGACCTGGGCCGGCCTGCTCGCCGGAGCCGCCGGCTGCACCTCGCACGGGATGGAGGAGGTGCTTGGCAAACCCCCCGCCGCCGAGGACGTCATCCGGATCTCTCCCGACGACAACAGCAAGGGCGTACGCTCGCGGCAGGCGCTGCGGGTCCGGGTGCCCGACGGGCGTCTGGAGTCCGTGCAGGTCGTCAAGGACCAGGACGCGCAGGAGTCCGCGGTGCCCGGGCACATCTCCGCCGACGGCCTGACCTGGGCGCCCGACGACCCGCGGCTCGCGCTGGCCGCCAAGTACGCCGTGGACGTGGTGGCCCTCGACGGGCAGGGGCGGCGCTCGGCGCGGCACACGACATTCACGACGTACGTCCCCGAGGAGCGGTTCATCGGATACGTGACGCCGGAGAACCGCTCCACCGTCGGCACCGGCATGATCGTCTCCCTCTCGTTCAACCGGGAGATCGAGAACCGGTCCGCCGTCGAGCGCGCGATCCACATCGAGGCCAGCCCCGCGGTGGAGGTCCGCCCGCACTGGTTCGGCAAGAGCCGCCTCGACTTCCGGCCCGAGAAGTACTGGAAGCCGGGCACGAAGGTCACCGTCGGGCTGCGGCTGCGCGATGTCGAGGGGGCGAAGGGCGTCTACGGACTCCAGTACAGGACCTTCTCGTTCACCATCGGACGCAGCCAGGTCTCGCTGGTCGACGCCGCCGCGCACACCATGGAGGTACGCCGCGACGGCGACCTCCTCGCCACGGTGCCGATCACGGCGGGCGCCCCCAAGAGGACGACGTACAACGGGAAGATGGTCGTCATGGAGATGCTGGAGGTGACCCGGATGAACAGCCGCACGGTCGGCTTCGGCGGCGAGTACGACATCCCGGACGTCCCGCACGCGATGCGACTCACCGACTCCGGGACCTTCGTGCACGGCAACTACTGGGCCTCGGGCGTCTTCGGCAACAGCAACGTCAGCCACGGCTGCGTCGGTCTCGAGGACGTGAAGGGCGGCAGCTCCGACACCCCCGCGGGCTGGTTCTTCGACCGCAGTCTCATCGGCGACGTCATCGAGATCGTCAACAGCGCCGACAAGGAAGTCGCTCCCGACAACGGCCTCGGAGGCTGGAACATGGGCTGGAAGGAGTGGAAGGCGGGCGGCGCGGCGAAGTAG
- the glgX gene encoding glycogen debranching protein GlgX, translating into MSSAAEQEAVPEGRATGEKLPAQSSPVLNGAQRAPSPAVSVWPGAPTPLGARFRVGPDGAAGTNFALWAGGAEAVDLCLFDERDGEVHETRVPLTELTHEIWHGFVPGVLPGRRYGYRVHGRWDPWTGARWNPAKLLLDPYARAVDGDFSLPPEVYGHVRDWPQQQVADTVRDDRDSAPYVPKGVVVHDDDDWSDDHRPKTPWADSVIYELHVRGFTRLHPGIPEELRGTYAGLAHPAAIEHLVGLGVTAVELLPVHQFAHEDHLLRRGMKNYWGYNSIGYFAPHAGYASSGTTGQQVGEFKRMVRALHAAGIEVILDVVYNHTAEAGELGPMLSLRGIDNRGYYRLQSDARRYADYTGCGNTLHVVQPHVLRLITDSLRYWVTEMGVDGFRFDLAAALARSMHDVDMLSPFLAVIAQDPVLRRVKLIAEPWDVGSGGYQVGAFPPLWTEWNDRYRNAVRDFWRGALPDVRDLGYRLSGSSDLYAWGGRRPYASVNFVTAHDGFTLRDLVSYERKHNEANGEGNRDGTNDNRAWNCGAEGETDEERVRGLRRRQLRNLLTTLLLSTGVPMLVAGDEFGRTQRGNNNAYCQDNEISWVDWSLLDEPGWRALFDLTSRLIALRHRHPVLRRRAFFSGRAHSVDGLRDLAWFTPRGTEMTERDWYAPAGTLGMYLSGRDIPGRDARGAPVVDDSFLAVLHAGDRPVSFVLPGPPWASRYELVVDTSAEDQARAPGVVHRAGGTVTVPARAVLLLRVVG; encoded by the coding sequence GTGTCGAGCGCAGCCGAGCAGGAGGCAGTGCCGGAGGGGCGGGCCACGGGCGAGAAGCTGCCCGCGCAGTCATCCCCCGTGCTGAACGGCGCCCAGCGGGCGCCGTCGCCCGCCGTGTCCGTGTGGCCGGGCGCCCCGACCCCGCTCGGAGCGCGCTTCCGCGTCGGCCCCGACGGCGCGGCGGGCACCAACTTCGCCCTGTGGGCGGGCGGGGCGGAGGCCGTCGACCTCTGTCTCTTCGACGAGCGGGACGGCGAGGTCCACGAGACACGCGTACCGCTCACCGAGCTGACCCACGAGATCTGGCACGGCTTCGTCCCCGGCGTGCTGCCCGGCCGCCGCTACGGCTACCGCGTGCACGGCCGCTGGGACCCGTGGACCGGCGCCCGCTGGAACCCGGCGAAGCTGCTCCTCGACCCGTACGCCCGTGCGGTGGACGGCGACTTCAGTCTGCCGCCCGAGGTGTACGGGCATGTCCGGGACTGGCCCCAGCAGCAGGTCGCGGACACCGTGCGCGACGACCGGGACTCGGCGCCGTACGTCCCCAAGGGTGTCGTCGTCCACGATGACGACGACTGGTCGGACGACCACCGCCCGAAGACGCCGTGGGCGGACTCGGTGATCTACGAGCTGCACGTACGCGGCTTCACGCGGCTGCACCCCGGGATCCCGGAGGAACTGCGCGGCACCTACGCCGGGCTGGCCCACCCGGCGGCGATCGAGCACCTGGTCGGGCTGGGCGTCACGGCCGTGGAACTCCTGCCCGTCCATCAGTTCGCCCACGAGGACCATCTCCTGCGGCGCGGAATGAAGAACTACTGGGGCTACAACTCGATCGGCTACTTCGCCCCGCACGCGGGCTACGCGTCCTCCGGGACGACGGGACAGCAGGTCGGCGAGTTCAAACGCATGGTGCGGGCGCTGCACGCCGCCGGCATCGAGGTGATCCTCGACGTGGTCTACAACCACACGGCGGAGGCCGGCGAGCTGGGCCCGATGCTGTCCCTTCGCGGCATCGACAACCGGGGCTACTACCGGCTCCAGTCGGACGCCCGCCGGTACGCCGACTACACGGGCTGCGGCAACACCCTGCACGTGGTCCAGCCGCACGTCCTGCGCCTGATCACGGACTCGCTGCGGTACTGGGTGACGGAGATGGGGGTGGACGGCTTCCGCTTCGACCTGGCGGCGGCGCTGGCCCGCTCCATGCACGACGTCGACATGCTCTCCCCCTTCCTCGCGGTCATCGCCCAGGACCCGGTCCTGCGCCGGGTGAAGCTGATCGCCGAACCCTGGGACGTCGGTTCCGGCGGCTACCAGGTCGGCGCCTTCCCACCCCTGTGGACGGAGTGGAACGACCGCTATCGCAACGCGGTCCGGGACTTCTGGCGGGGCGCACTGCCGGACGTACGGGACCTGGGGTACCGCCTCTCGGGGTCGAGCGACCTGTACGCGTGGGGCGGACGGCGCCCCTACGCCTCGGTGAACTTCGTGACCGCCCACGACGGCTTCACGCTGCGCGACCTCGTCTCCTACGAGCGCAAGCACAACGAGGCCAACGGGGAGGGCAACCGGGACGGCACGAACGACAACCGGGCCTGGAACTGCGGGGCGGAGGGGGAGACGGACGAGGAGCGGGTACGGGGGCTGCGGCGCCGCCAGTTGCGGAACCTGCTGACGACGCTACTGCTGTCCACCGGGGTGCCGATGCTCGTCGCGGGGGACGAGTTCGGGCGCACCCAGCGCGGCAACAACAACGCGTACTGCCAGGACAACGAGATCAGCTGGGTCGACTGGAGCCTGCTCGACGAACCGGGCTGGCGTGCCCTGTTCGACCTCACCTCCCGTCTGATCGCGCTGCGGCACCGGCATCCCGTGCTGCGGCGCCGCGCGTTCTTCTCCGGCCGGGCGCACTCCGTCGACGGGCTGCGGGACCTGGCGTGGTTCACCCCGCGCGGGACGGAGATGACGGAACGGGACTGGTACGCGCCGGCCGGGACGCTCGGGATGTACCTCTCCGGCCGGGACATCCCCGGACGCGATGCCCGCGGAGCGCCGGTCGTGGACGACAGCTTCCTCGCGGTGCTGCACGCCGGGGACCGTCCGGTGAGCTTCGTCCTGCCGGGGCCCCCGTGGGCCTCGCGCTACGAACTCGTGGTCGACACCTCGGCGGAGGATCAGGCACGGGCGCCGGGTGTGGTCCATCGGGCGGGCGGCACGGTCACCGTGCCGGCGCGGGCGGTGTTGTTGCTACGGGTGGTGGGCTGA
- a CDS encoding response regulator, translated as MTDDVTDDAVITLLIVDDHPVVRDGLRGMFESAPGFTVLCEAANGVEAVALATSLDPDVVLMDLRMPGGNGVEAIAELTRRGARAKVLVLTTYDTDSDTLPAIEAGATGYLLKDAPREELFTAVRAAAQGRTVLSPAVASRLISAVRAPASTQDSLSAREREVLALVAKGTSNREIARVLFISEATVKTHLTHLYAKLGVNERAAAVAVAYDRGILG; from the coding sequence ATGACCGATGACGTGACCGATGACGCTGTGATCACCCTGCTGATCGTCGACGACCATCCCGTCGTACGGGACGGTCTGCGCGGCATGTTCGAGTCCGCGCCGGGATTCACGGTCCTCTGCGAGGCCGCGAACGGAGTCGAGGCCGTCGCCCTCGCCACCTCCCTCGACCCGGACGTCGTCCTGATGGACCTCCGCATGCCCGGCGGCAACGGAGTCGAGGCCATCGCGGAACTCACCCGCCGCGGCGCCCGCGCCAAGGTGCTCGTCCTCACCACCTACGACACCGACTCCGACACCCTCCCCGCGATCGAGGCGGGCGCGACGGGCTATCTGCTGAAGGACGCCCCGCGGGAGGAGCTCTTCACCGCCGTGCGCGCGGCGGCGCAGGGCCGTACGGTGCTCTCGCCGGCGGTCGCCTCCCGCCTGATCTCGGCGGTCCGCGCGCCCGCCTCGACCCAGGACTCCCTCTCGGCCCGCGAGCGAGAGGTACTGGCCCTGGTGGCCAAGGGCACCTCGAACCGTGAGATCGCCCGCGTCCTGTTCATCAGCGAGGCCACGGTCAAGACCCACCTCACCCACCTGTACGCCAAGCTGGGCGTCAACGAACGCGCGGCGGCGGTGGCGGTCGCCTACGACCGAGGCATCCTGGGCTGA
- a CDS encoding sensor histidine kinase, which translates to MTVKDRQIERRWEQLHTWGPYGLLGISVVLAFASVGRLFGRSAEWYAAWALIVAAVVLQLWWHGTRSRRAGRGRIPSRVGTAYYVVRWAIGFALTWIEPFFAFYAAAGYMDADELIPGRWQRLGLFASAVTVASAQAGGLPFGSGVQWILFAALLVANSGLQMVVAHLQQQEAQRSRERTETITELERTNAALQQALDENAALHAQLVVQAREAGVADERRRLAAEIHDTIAQGLTGIIAQLQVVASAPDLTTARTHLERASGLARHSLGEARRSVHNLAPMALADDGLPEALKKTVAEWAERTGIRAEFTVTGTAEQLHEEIAATLLRIVQEALSNAARHAHATRLGVTLSFLGDEVILDIRDDGQGFDPLALPERTRAGGFGLDGMRARAERIAGTLTIEAEPGHGTAVSARVPLVRDDR; encoded by the coding sequence ATGACCGTCAAGGACCGGCAGATCGAGCGGCGCTGGGAGCAGTTGCACACCTGGGGGCCGTACGGGCTGCTCGGCATCAGTGTCGTCCTCGCGTTCGCCTCCGTCGGCCGCCTGTTCGGCCGTTCCGCCGAGTGGTACGCCGCTTGGGCCCTGATCGTCGCCGCGGTCGTCCTCCAGCTGTGGTGGCACGGCACCCGCTCCCGCCGGGCCGGCCGTGGCCGGATCCCGTCCCGGGTGGGGACGGCGTACTACGTCGTCCGCTGGGCCATCGGCTTCGCCCTCACGTGGATCGAGCCGTTCTTCGCGTTCTACGCCGCCGCCGGTTACATGGACGCCGACGAGCTGATCCCGGGCAGGTGGCAGCGGCTCGGCCTGTTCGCGAGCGCGGTCACCGTGGCCAGTGCGCAGGCCGGCGGGCTGCCGTTCGGGAGCGGCGTCCAGTGGATCCTCTTCGCCGCGCTCCTGGTCGCCAACTCCGGCCTGCAGATGGTGGTCGCCCATCTGCAGCAGCAGGAGGCGCAGCGCTCCCGCGAGCGCACCGAGACCATCACCGAACTCGAACGCACCAACGCCGCCCTGCAACAGGCCCTCGACGAGAACGCCGCCCTGCACGCCCAACTCGTCGTCCAGGCAAGGGAAGCCGGGGTCGCCGACGAGCGCCGTCGACTGGCCGCCGAGATCCACGACACGATCGCCCAAGGCCTGACAGGCATCATCGCCCAGCTCCAGGTAGTAGCCAGTGCACCCGACTTGACCACGGCCCGCACCCACCTCGAACGCGCCTCCGGGCTCGCCAGACACAGCCTCGGCGAGGCCCGCCGCTCCGTGCACAACCTGGCTCCGATGGCGCTGGCGGACGACGGTCTGCCGGAGGCGCTGAAGAAGACGGTGGCCGAATGGGCCGAACGAACCGGCATACGTGCCGAGTTCACCGTGACGGGCACGGCCGAGCAACTCCACGAGGAGATCGCGGCGACCCTCCTCCGGATCGTCCAGGAGGCCCTGTCCAACGCCGCCCGGCACGCGCACGCCACCCGCCTCGGCGTCACCCTCTCCTTCCTGGGCGACGAGGTCATCCTCGACATCCGCGACGACGGACAGGGCTTCGACCCTCTGGCGCTTCCCGAGCGCACTCGCGCCGGCGGCTTCGGCCTCGACGGTATGCGCGCCCGCGCCGAACGCATCGCCGGCACCCTCACCATCGAGGCCGAGCCGGGGCACGGCACGGCGGTCTCGGCTCGCGTACCGTTGGTCCGCGATGACCGATGA
- a CDS encoding ABC transporter permease, translating into MNTAVLRTELRLFRREPGALFWILAFPTLLLVILGSIPSFRHHQADLGGLRTVDVYVPVAVLLGMIVGALQAMPQNITGYRERGILRRMSTTPVRPSALLSAQMLVYGAAALASALCALIVGRLAFDVRLPEQPYGYLLALLLAILAALALGAVVSALSRTTKIAGAIGSAVFFPMMFCAGVWIPVQAMPDLLARIVGYTPFGAAAQALNRAAAGDWPGWAHLGVLVAWTVLLTASASRWFRWE; encoded by the coding sequence ATGAACACCGCCGTCCTGCGCACCGAGTTGCGCCTCTTCCGCCGCGAACCGGGCGCCCTCTTCTGGATCTTGGCGTTCCCCACCCTCCTCCTGGTGATCCTGGGCTCCATCCCGTCCTTCCGCCACCACCAGGCAGACCTGGGCGGCCTGCGCACCGTCGACGTCTACGTCCCGGTCGCCGTGCTGCTCGGCATGATCGTCGGCGCGCTGCAGGCGATGCCGCAGAACATCACCGGCTACCGCGAGCGCGGCATCCTGCGCCGCATGTCCACCACTCCGGTACGGCCGTCCGCCCTGCTGTCCGCGCAGATGCTGGTGTACGGCGCGGCGGCCCTGGCCTCCGCCCTGTGCGCGCTGATCGTCGGCCGGCTGGCCTTCGACGTACGACTGCCCGAGCAGCCGTACGGCTATCTCCTCGCCCTGCTCCTCGCGATCCTGGCCGCGCTCGCGCTGGGCGCGGTGGTCTCCGCGCTGTCCCGGACGACGAAGATCGCGGGTGCGATCGGGTCGGCCGTGTTCTTCCCGATGATGTTCTGCGCGGGCGTGTGGATCCCGGTGCAGGCCATGCCGGACCTGCTCGCCCGGATCGTCGGCTACACCCCGTTCGGCGCCGCCGCGCAGGCCCTGAACAGGGCGGCGGCGGGGGACTGGCCGGGCTGGGCGCACCTGGGTGTGCTGGTGGCCTGGACCGTGCTGCTGACGGCGAGTGCCTCTCGCTGGTTCCGCTGGGAGTAG
- a CDS encoding ABC transporter ATP-binding protein: MSVIEVTALRKSYGGRPVVDGVSFAVEEGEIFGILGPNGAGKTTTVECVEGLRIPDGGRVRVTGLDPVADHEQVARVLGAQLQESELQAKLTVREALELYAAFYPHPADWKPLAERLGLTAKLTTRFAKLSGGQKQRLFIALALIGNPRVVVLDELTTGLDPRARRDTWQLIEDVRASGVTVLLVTHFMEEAQRLCDRIAVIDKGRVAALDTPSGLIRRSAGSTVISFTPSAPLDEGDLNALPALASVEHKDGRITLSGTDETVNAVITLLARNHITAHQLRVSDATLDDAFLDLTEVTA, from the coding sequence ATGTCAGTCATCGAAGTCACCGCACTGCGCAAGTCCTACGGCGGCAGGCCCGTGGTCGACGGTGTCTCCTTCGCCGTCGAGGAGGGCGAGATCTTCGGGATCCTCGGCCCGAACGGCGCCGGCAAGACCACCACCGTCGAGTGCGTCGAGGGTCTGCGGATCCCCGACGGGGGCCGCGTCCGGGTCACCGGGCTCGACCCCGTCGCCGACCACGAACAGGTCGCCCGCGTCCTCGGTGCCCAGCTCCAGGAGAGCGAGCTCCAGGCCAAGCTGACCGTCCGCGAGGCCCTGGAGCTGTACGCGGCCTTCTATCCGCACCCCGCCGACTGGAAGCCCCTCGCCGAACGCCTCGGCCTGACCGCCAAGCTCACCACCCGCTTCGCGAAGCTGTCCGGCGGTCAGAAGCAGCGCCTGTTCATCGCGCTCGCCCTCATCGGCAACCCCCGGGTCGTCGTCCTCGACGAACTGACCACCGGGCTCGACCCGCGCGCCCGCCGCGACACCTGGCAACTCATCGAGGACGTCCGGGCGAGCGGCGTCACCGTCCTGCTCGTCACGCACTTCATGGAGGAGGCGCAGCGCCTGTGCGACCGGATCGCCGTGATCGACAAGGGCCGGGTGGCCGCCCTGGACACCCCGTCAGGCCTGATCCGGCGCTCGGCGGGCTCCACCGTCATCAGCTTCACGCCGTCCGCGCCGCTGGACGAGGGTGACCTGAACGCGCTGCCCGCGCTCGCGTCGGTCGAGCACAAGGACGGCCGGATCACGCTGTCCGGCACCGACGAGACCGTCAACGCGGTCATCACGCTGCTCGCCCGCAACCACATCACCGCCCACCAACTCCGCGTATCCGACGCCACGTTGGACGACGCGTTCCTGGACCTGACGGAGGTCACCGCATGA
- a CDS encoding ABC transporter ATP-binding protein codes for MSTPDAVTPGRADHSTVRSLLRLWPYVRPVRVRLFSAAFVAVLASCTGLVFPLVLKWMVDGPVADHDSAGIWLGALYLLLLGIAEAVLFGLRRWLVARPLSGVEADMRADLYRHLQRLPVAFHDRWASGQLLSRGTTDLMLVRQFLAFPLTFLLVNSVTILVGVMIMLAQEWTLGLVLLAPAAPLMVVCWLFERHYSLVARRAQDQVGDLTTVVEESVLGIRIIKGFGRHRSQALAFRELSRTLRGTELAKARLLAAILTVIVTLPELAIGAALVLGTVQVADGRLSAGTLVAFLSTALALRWPVESIGFLLAMSQEAATATERYFEVMDEKPESAGTSAVAAGKGEGGLRFHGVRFRYPDAPADAPPVLDRIDLHIRPGESMALVGATGTGKTTLTALVPRLHEVTAGRITLDGEDITAMPREELRARVAVAFEEPTLFSASVGENVLMGAPDTAGEADLDRALAVAQADFAHTLPQGTRTQVGEQGLSLSGGQRQRLALARAVVGRPGFLVLDDPLSALDVHTEAAVEAALRRVLAETTALIVAHRPSTVLLADRVALLSGGRITAVGTHHELLRSNAEYAHLMSGDEEADR; via the coding sequence ATGTCCACTCCAGATGCGGTGACCCCGGGCCGAGCCGACCATTCGACCGTACGCAGCCTGCTGCGCCTGTGGCCGTACGTGCGGCCGGTGCGCGTGCGGCTGTTCAGTGCCGCCTTCGTCGCGGTCCTCGCCTCCTGTACGGGGCTGGTGTTCCCGCTCGTCCTGAAGTGGATGGTGGACGGTCCGGTGGCCGACCACGACTCGGCGGGCATCTGGCTCGGCGCGCTGTACCTGCTGCTGCTCGGTATCGCGGAGGCGGTGCTGTTCGGGCTGCGGCGGTGGCTGGTGGCGCGGCCGCTGTCGGGGGTCGAGGCGGACATGCGGGCGGATCTGTACCGGCATCTGCAACGGCTCCCGGTCGCCTTCCACGACCGCTGGGCCTCCGGTCAGCTGCTGTCCCGGGGCACCACGGACCTGATGCTGGTGCGCCAGTTCCTCGCTTTCCCCCTGACGTTCCTGCTGGTCAACTCCGTGACGATCCTGGTCGGGGTCATGATCATGCTGGCCCAGGAGTGGACCCTCGGCCTGGTGCTGCTCGCTCCCGCGGCGCCCCTGATGGTCGTCTGCTGGCTCTTCGAGCGGCACTACTCGCTGGTGGCGCGGCGGGCCCAGGACCAGGTGGGCGATCTGACGACGGTCGTCGAGGAGAGCGTGCTCGGCATCCGCATCATCAAGGGCTTCGGGCGCCACCGCAGCCAGGCCCTCGCCTTCCGCGAGCTGTCCCGCACCCTGCGCGGCACGGAGCTGGCCAAGGCCCGCCTCCTCGCCGCCATCCTGACGGTCATCGTCACCCTCCCCGAACTCGCCATCGGCGCCGCCCTCGTACTCGGCACGGTCCAGGTCGCCGACGGCCGCCTGTCCGCCGGCACGCTGGTAGCGTTCCTCTCCACGGCGCTCGCGCTGCGCTGGCCCGTCGAGTCCATCGGCTTCCTCCTCGCGATGAGCCAGGAGGCGGCGACGGCGACGGAGCGGTACTTCGAGGTGATGGACGAGAAGCCGGAGTCCGCCGGTACGTCCGCGGTCGCCGCCGGGAAGGGCGAGGGCGGACTCCGCTTCCACGGCGTCCGGTTCCGCTATCCCGACGCCCCGGCGGACGCGCCCCCCGTCCTCGACCGCATCGATCTGCACATCCGTCCGGGTGAGTCGATGGCCCTGGTCGGCGCGACCGGCACCGGGAAGACCACCCTCACCGCCCTCGTCCCACGGCTGCACGAGGTAACGGCCGGGCGGATCACGCTGGACGGCGAGGACATCACGGCGATGCCCCGCGAGGAGCTTCGCGCGCGTGTGGCCGTGGCCTTCGAGGAGCCCACCCTCTTCTCGGCCAGTGTCGGGGAGAACGTGCTCATGGGCGCCCCGGACACCGCGGGAGAAGCGGACCTGGACCGTGCCCTCGCCGTGGCCCAGGCCGACTTCGCGCACACGCTCCCGCAGGGGACGCGGACCCAGGTCGGCGAGCAGGGCCTGAGCCTGTCCGGCGGCCAGCGCCAGCGCCTCGCCCTCGCGCGGGCCGTCGTCGGCCGCCCCGGCTTCCTCGTCCTCGACGACCCTCTGTCGGCGCTGGACGTCCACACGGAGGCCGCGGTCGAGGCCGCGCTGCGCCGCGTACTGGCGGAGACGACCGCGCTGATCGTGGCGCACCGCCCGTCCACGGTCCTGCTCGCCGACCGCGTGGCCCTGCTCTCCGGCGGCCGTATCACGGCGGTCGGCACCCACCACGAACTCCTGCGCAGCAACGCCGAGTACGCCCATCTGATGTCAGGTGACGAGGAGGCCGACCGATGA
- a CDS encoding ABC transporter ATP-binding protein: MTAPTTTAPNKEPDREPGTEPDGGEPGTDRPDARESHKHQDPFDRDTLPTPPGATAALLRSLLAPLKARVVVTMVLLLLQQAAIQAGPLLVAYAIDRAVPAFRAHDHGPLIAVGVGYLLCALAAGGLQYAFTQASARVNQDVLLDLRGRIFRHAQALSIDFHERYTSGRLISRSTTDVESLRELLSEGLQELITVILSFVYISAMLLWLDLSLGAVAVASFVPLYLLVRQYRRRAGRIYRLRSTAIAAVIVKFAETMNGIRPVRAFRREEANDAEFRVLNKRHERTNGDALLEMARYVVGSRLVANTAVAGIVLWGAYRVASGSLALGVLAASVLYLRRLYDPIDRLGMFLNAYQSAAASLEKIAGLLAQTPSVPEPAEPRRLPALASAQPGREVAFEDVRFAYRTGGEVLPTFSLTLPAGQTVAVVGSTGAGKSTLAKLLARFYDPTDGRVLLDGVDLRELSVPELRRGVVMVTQEAFLFSGTVAENIAIGRSDASREEIERAAKAIGAHDFISALPEGYDTDVRKRGGRISAGQRQLVAFARALLADPAVLILDEATSSLDIPGERAVQRAMSTVLRGRTAVVIAHRLSTVEIADRVLVMEHGRVVEDGSPAELVASTGRFADLHQAWRESLV, encoded by the coding sequence ATGACGGCGCCCACGACGACCGCGCCGAACAAGGAGCCGGACCGGGAACCGGGCACGGAACCCGACGGCGGGGAGCCCGGCACGGACCGTCCGGACGCGCGGGAGTCCCACAAGCACCAGGACCCCTTCGACCGCGACACCCTGCCCACTCCCCCGGGCGCCACCGCCGCGCTGCTGCGTTCCCTCCTCGCCCCGCTCAAGGCGCGTGTGGTGGTGACGATGGTGCTGCTCCTGCTCCAGCAGGCCGCGATCCAGGCGGGCCCGCTGCTCGTCGCGTACGCCATCGACCGCGCCGTACCGGCGTTCCGCGCGCACGACCACGGCCCGCTGATCGCGGTGGGAGTCGGCTATCTGCTGTGCGCGCTGGCCGCCGGCGGGCTCCAGTACGCCTTCACCCAGGCGTCCGCCCGGGTCAACCAGGACGTGCTGCTCGATCTGCGTGGCCGGATCTTCCGCCATGCGCAGGCGCTCAGCATCGACTTCCACGAGCGCTACACCTCGGGCCGCCTGATCTCCCGCTCCACGACGGACGTCGAGTCGCTGCGCGAACTGCTCAGCGAGGGCCTGCAGGAACTCATCACGGTGATCCTGTCCTTCGTCTACATCTCGGCGATGCTGCTCTGGCTGGACCTGAGCCTGGGCGCGGTGGCGGTGGCGTCCTTCGTGCCGCTCTACCTCCTCGTACGGCAGTACCGGCGCCGTGCGGGCCGTATCTACCGCCTCCGTTCGACCGCGATCGCCGCCGTGATCGTGAAGTTCGCGGAGACGATGAACGGGATCCGGCCGGTGCGCGCGTTCCGCCGTGAGGAGGCCAACGACGCGGAGTTCCGGGTGCTCAACAAGCGCCACGAGCGCACCAACGGCGACGCCCTGCTGGAGATGGCCCGCTATGTCGTCGGCTCCCGGCTGGTCGCCAACACGGCGGTCGCGGGGATCGTGCTGTGGGGCGCGTACCGGGTGGCCTCGGGTTCGCTGGCGCTGGGCGTGCTGGCCGCCTCCGTGCTGTATCTGCGCCGCCTGTACGACCCGATAGACCGGCTGGGCATGTTCCTCAACGCGTACCAGTCCGCGGCGGCCTCGCTGGAGAAGATCGCGGGCCTGCTGGCCCAGACGCCATCCGTGCCGGAGCCGGCCGAGCCGAGGCGGCTGCCCGCGCTCGCCTCCGCACAGCCGGGCCGCGAGGTCGCCTTCGAGGACGTCCGCTTCGCGTACCGCACCGGCGGCGAGGTGCTGCCCACCTTCTCGCTCACGCTCCCCGCGGGGCAGACGGTGGCCGTGGTCGGCTCGACGGGCGCGGGCAAGTCGACGCTCGCCAAGCTGCTGGCCCGTTTCTACGACCCGACGGACGGCCGCGTCCTGCTCGACGGCGTCGATCTGCGCGAGCTGTCCGTGCCCGAACTGCGGCGCGGGGTGGTGATGGTGACCCAGGAGGCCTTCCTGTTCTCCGGCACGGTCGCCGAGAACATCGCCATCGGCCGCTCCGACGCGAGCCGCGAGGAGATCGAGCGGGCCGCCAAGGCGATCGGCGCCCACGACTTCATCAGCGCGCTGCCCGAGGGCTACGACACGGACGTACGCAAGCGGGGCGGCCGCATCTCCGCCGGGCAGCGCCAACTCGTCGCCTTCGCACGGGCGTTGCTCGCCGACCCGGCCGTCCTCATCCTCGACGAGGCGACCAGCTCCCTCGACATCCCGGGGGAACGGGCGGTGCAGCGCGCCATGTCGACGGTCCTGCGCGGCCGGACGGCGGTGGTCATCGCCCACCGCCTGTCCACGGTGGAGATCGCCGACCGGGTGCTGGTGATGGAGCACGGGCGGGTGGTCGAGGACGGCAGCCCGGCCGAACTCGTGGCGTCCACCGGCAGATTCGCGGACCTGCACCAGGCGTGGCGCGAAAGCCTCGTCTAG